A window from Setaria italica strain Yugu1 chromosome VIII, Setaria_italica_v2.0, whole genome shotgun sequence encodes these proteins:
- the LOC101772925 gene encoding putative disease resistance RPP13-like protein 3 — translation MEIVVGALPSLVHKLGELLVGEYNLQKEVKGGIIFLQAELESMQGALEKISRTPADKIDDQDKIWARKVREMSYDIEDNIDKYIVQCKGRKTVEQHSFKEAIDRTLKWFRQPKIRRKIATEIREIKSRVIEVHERRERYKIDDVDKPAAVDPRLLAQYKKATELVGIDEARDEVINILVEGDGVSSQHGKVVSIVGFGGLGKTTLAKVVYEKIKGKFDCWAFVPVSQNPDMREFFKRLLYELGKNVNDQTLDERQLIDQTRKLLQTKRYCIVIDDIWSVTIWDTIRCALPDDVGGYIIITTTRVLKVAEQVGGAYTMKPLCLESSRKLLYGRIFGNGSKDNNEDIVKCLDDELAEVSDRILKKCAGVPLAIVTMASLLACKARNKMEWYEVYNSVGTGLENNLDVENMRKILSFSYYELPCHLRACLLYLSMFPEDYEIKKDRLIRMWIGEGFIQCEKAGKSLFELGESYFNELINRSMIQPIHNMINDMISRCRVHDMVLDLIRSLSSEENFITVLSDMGGTSPSNTIRRLSLQNGQESHVMAQATWSLQHARSVVVFPAAASLTPPLACCQVLRVLDLEDCHLSQANSSLKYLGNLHHLRYLGLCGTGVSQLPEEIGNLQLLQTLDVRGTKIFRLPSSVVQLRKLMCLYMNEFTGVPNGIGNMTCLEQLSWLHIDDSTINIIEELGQLTELRQLYIQLDKWNNKLLECLCKLQKMQKLVITVYKGQCSIGGLDAWVAPRHLRKLDFNRCWFSTLPAWVNPSLLLDLTKLEIAVRELHQVDLEILGRLPALRFLKLKVDNKNLGILARFVVGAGAFPCLVSCCFEQFVWLVVFQHGAMPRLRYLIFSRFYLREARGIACNDGSLDLGLGNLPFLQLVIAQLQCDGAGKEEAEQAMAALTHEAEMHPNHPRHVIDDDDDDDDEYEDDDDEYE, via the exons ATGGAGATCGTGGTGGGGGCACTACCGAGCCTCGTGCACAAGCTCGGTGAGCTGCTAGTTGGCGAGTACAATCTGCAAAAGGAGGTGAAAGGAGGGATCATCTTCCTCCAAGCTGAGCTCGAGAGCATGCAAGGTGCCCTCGAGAAGATCTCGAGGACACCAGCAGACAAGATTGACGACCAGGACAAGATCTGGGCTAGGAAAGTGAGAGAGATGTCCTACGATATAGAGGACAACATTGACAAATATATCGTGCAGTGCAAGGGGAGGAAGACGGTCGAACAGCATAGCTTCAAGGAAGCCATTGATAGGACCCTCAAATGGTTCAGGCAGCCTAAGATTCGTCGTAAGATTGCTACAGAAATCAGAGAGATCAAGAGCCGTGTCATCGAGGTGCACGAGCGGCGTGAGAGGTACAAGATCGATGATGTCGATAAGCCTGCTGCTGTTGATCCTCGTTTGTTGGCTCAGTACAAGAAGGCAACAGAGCTCGTTGGCATTGATGAGGCAAGGGATGAGGTGATTAACATTCTGGTGGAAGGGGATGGTGTGTCCAGCCAGCATGGCAAGGTAGTTTCCATAGTTGGATTTGGTGGCCTGGGAAAGACGACTCTTGCTAAAGTGGTGTATGAAAAGATCAAGGGAAAATTCGATTGCTGGGCTTTTGTTCCTGTGTCTCAAAATCCTGACATGAGGGAATTCTTCAAGAGGTTGCTCTATGAACTTGGAAAGAACGTCAATGATCAAACATTGGATGAGAGGCAACTCATCGATCAAACCAGAAAACTCCTTCAGACGAAGAG GTACTGCATTGTTATTGATGACATATGGAGTGTCACGATTTGGGATACGATTAGATGTGCTTTGCCCGATGATGTTGGTGGATACATAATTATCACAACTACTCGTGTTTTAAAGGTAGCCGAACAAGTTGGTGGTGCCTACACGATGAAACCCCTTTGTCTTGAGAGCTCCCGAAAACTACTGTATGGAAGAATATTTGGTAATGGGAGCAAAGACAACAATGAAGACATAGTAAAATGTCTTGACGATGAGTTGGCCGAAGTATCAGACAGAATACTGAAGAAATGTGCTGGTGTGCCATTAGCTATAGTTACGATGGCTAGTTTGCTAGCTTGcaaagcaagaaataaaatggAGTGGTACGAGGTGTACAATTCTGTTGGTACTGGTCTGGAAAACAATCTAGATGTGGAGAATATGAGAAAGATTTTGTCATTTAGCTATTATGAGCTACCGTGCCATTTAAGggcttgcttgttatatttgAGCATGTTTCCTGAAGATTATGAAATTAAGAAGGATCGATTGATAAGGATGTGGATAGGTGAAGGTTTTATCCAATGTGAAAAAGCAGGGAAGAGCCTATTTGAACTCGGAGAAAGTTACTTCAATGAGCTTATAAATAGAAGCATGATCCAACCAATTCATAATATGATAAATGATATGATATCAAGATGTCGTGTACATGATATGGTGCTTGATCTTATCCGCTCCTTGTCTAGTGAAGAAAACTTTATTACTGTACTAAGTGATATGGGAGGTACATCTCCGTCAAATACAATTCGGAGGTTATCCCTTCAGAATGGCCAGGAAAGTCATGTGATGGCTCAAGCTACATGGAGCTTGCAACATGCAAGGTCAGTTGTTGTCTTTCCAGCTGCTGCTTCTCTAACGCCGCCTCTTGCCTGCTGCCAAGTTTTACGTGTTCTGGATTTAGAAGACTGCCATCTTTCACAAGCTAATAGTAGCCTTAAGTACCTTGGGAATTTGCATCACTTGAGATACTTGGGACTTTGTGGGACAGGTGTTTCTCAGCTCCCGGAAGAAATAGGAAACCTGCAGCTTCTACAAACATTAGATGTAAGGGGTACTAAAATTTTCAGGTTGCCTTCGAGTGTTGTCCAGCTAAGAAAGTTGATGTGCCTATACATGAACGAGTTTACAGGAGTTCCAAACGGAATTGGAAACATGACATGCCTTGAACAGCTGTCATGGTTACACATTGATGACTCTACCATAAACATTATAGAAGAGTTGGGCCAGCTAACTGAACTGAGGCAGTTGTATATTCAATTGGACAAGTGGAACAACAAGCTGTTGGAGTGCCTATGCAAGCTACAAAAGATGCAGAAACTAGTTATCACGGTCTATAAGGGTCAATGCAGCATCGGCGGGTTGGATGCCTGGGTCGCCCCTCGACATCTCCGCAAATTGGATTTCAACAGATGTTGGTTTTCAACATTGCCGGCTTGGGTGAATCCATCGCTTCTTCTGGATCTCACCAAGCTAGAAATCGCCGTGAGGGAGCTACATCAGGTTGATCTCGAAATCCTCGGGAGGTTGCCAGCTCTCCGCTTTCTAAAACTGAAGGTGGACAACAAGAACCTCGGTATCCTTGCGAGATTCGTTGTTGGTGCTGGTGCGTTCCCGTGCCTTGTAAGCTGTTGCTTCGAGCAATTTGTGTGGCTAGTGGTATTTCAGCATGGAGCTATGCCAAGGCTCAGATATCTTATATTCTCTCGGTTTTATCTGCGGGAGGCAAGAGGAATTGCCTGCAATGACGGTAGTCTCGACTTGGGCCTGGGAAACCTGCCATTTTTGCAGCTTGTCATCGCTCAGCTGCAATGTGATGGTGCTGGCAAGGAGGAGGCAGAGCAAGCCATGGCTGCGCTGACGCATGAAGCTGAAATGCATCCCAATCATCCCCGTCATGTTATAG atgacgatgatgatgatgatgacgagtatgaggatgacgatgacgagTACGAGTAA